ATCTCCCTCTCCATGAGACTTGcccagaatggaaccagagccaacaCCTGttgctctcctcaaggctatccaaGCCTTATCCACCCAAGTTGGGGCCctgcaggaccaagtcaagtccCAGGGCAAAGTCATCACCCAGCTCATTGCCCTATGCAGGGAGACCAACAACTTTGTCTTGGATAAGGATCAAGGAAAGCCTAGCACAACAGCTGGGCCTTCAACCCCCCCCAGGACAGCAAGGAGGTCAAACCAAAACTCCAGGaatggttaggcctgggcacAAAGCCCCTTTCAAACCCCTCAGAAGACCAGGGTTTGTCTACAactccaaggaagaggaaCCCTGGCCAGAAGAACCCTGCAGGCAAatcaaaaaagagccttgcAGCATGCCTAGGGATTTGAGggcccttaccccctttgactcaAGCTCCAATACAAAACatcccaaaatggagctacCTGACCCCTTTAAGGGCAACACCAGGGCGCATAAGGCTGTTCAATGGCTTGATTGTATGTTGCTATGGGGGGCCTTACACTGCAACTAGTTTGACAAGGatgagcagatggttgtatgGATCCTCTATCACATGGAGGACAAGGCAGCTGATTGGGCTCTCCCGCTCATAGGCAACAttatcaagggagaagggaaTGCCCCTACCACTATTCCAGGGCTGACAGTCCacttcaaggaggcatttgccaATCCCAATGCCAAACAAGCTGCAGCATGCAAAATAGCTGCCCTCACCCAGACTGCCTCAATGGCGGAGTATGTCACCAAATTCTGCAACCTAATTGCAGAACTAGATTGGAATGAGGAGGCATACATAGCCCAGTTCACACGcagcctccactggaaggtgaaggagCTTCTGTCCACAAAGGACAACATCCCAGACAACCTTGAagctgtcatgccctagaggtgtgaccaccttagaatccactaagtcaaaggaatagtgaatatatgcgctattttcatgaagatttatggatatatgcatctttatgctatttaggtgCTGAgcacttattatgtaatctaatcacatgactaaaggtcatgtgatcacgtctttcttatctctggtcatgtgaccttatctttgttgttatgtttgtacatgtaattactcttccccttctctgttgaatatataaggagggttctgagagccttaagcctcagaactcaacctcttatccccttcctacatctacctaccctaagacatacactttagagtattgcctgagagcatgccagtccctgtcaaaggttcttagccctgctgtctttacagcatagtgcactttactatatcaggtcttgtcctacccctttcctggcattgcccccaagcattgttaggccctactagctgataagtcctatattaggcaatagcttgttaggatTACcctttggtagttgttggctctgacagaagccatttttgcggcttccattaaaattgacaacacccACTGcaaaaacaaggaaaatTGTCCCAAAAAGCAGCCTGCTAAGTCCCCAGCCACcatggccacctccacttccaccaccactagcAGGGTTTgcctatccaaggacccaaaTTACATCACCCTGGAGGAACAAGACCATTGCTGTGCTGctggcctctgcatcaaatgcagtcagaaggggcatggcatcaaacaatgccctaaTGGATGGAAGGCTACAATCAAGGAGACAGCCAAGGTGGCCAAGGATGCTGAGTcaggaaaagattgaagtcaaggactgctgccaagcccctgactcaaaaaatggacaatttagatagtattgaatttgtatctcttgccTTAGACTTGAATAAAAAACTGTTACTCTTTATCAATCTTTATGTCCAGAATTTCCTGGCAGAACCCTTGAAAACCCTCATAGATTCAGGGGCCACTTTGAATTTCATCTCTCCATCAATTgtagaaaaatacaaaatcccaaaaacccaacttgaaaatccacaagttgtgagaatgctagatggtactatatcccagactggttgcatttggcatcaggttcaacttgcagtctcagccaatggccattcacACTCTATCCCCTTTCTAGTTTGTCCTATTGGCAACACACTGGcaatcctaggcatgacttggctcaCAGCAGAAGCTCCCCTCATTGACTAGCAACAGGGattagtcacattccctgaacaagttcagattgcctctgaggaagaagcagacttGGACCCACTGGCTGACCTACCTGCTCAGTACCACAAatttgccaaggtctttggtgaagaggaatttaaggtcctccccccacatagggagtacaaCATTGCAATTGACCTTATTCCCAACACCAAACTCTCACCTGGACCTatctatggcatgactgatgcagaaTCTAAGGCACTCaagcaacacattgatgaggaactagccatgggcaaaatccgccccagtacctCATCTGCAGGCACTCCTGTGATGTTTGTCAAGAAAGCTGATGGATCCCTTAGgttggttgttgattaccAGAAATTGAATGACATCACACACAAAAGCATTTACCCCTTGCCACAacaagatgacctcatggctaaactatgtcatgccaagatgtttACCAAATTAGACCTAAggtggggatacaacaatgtgcgcatcaaggaaggtgatgagaagactgccttcagaaccaaatatgggctctttgagtacttggtaatgccctttggtctgaCTAATGCACCTGCAGCCTTTCAACATTGTATGAACAATCTGTTCCAGGACCTAATTGACGTGATGGTGGTaatctacttggacaacatctTGATTTTTTTGGAGAAACCAGAGGAGCACCCTACCCACATAAGGGAAGTCCTTTCCAGGCTAATGAAGAATCAGCTATTTtgcaaactctccaagtgccatTTCCATGTTACAATGGTTGACTACCTTggtattgtcatctccccagccagcttctccatggatcaaaagaagatcaAAGCAGTTACATCAAGGCCACAGCTGAagacagtcaaacaggtccaggctttcctaggatttgtgaatTACCTCTGCCAGTTCATTCCTAATTTCAGTTCAGTGGCTCAACCCTTGcataacctcaccaaaaaggattCCCCTTGGTTATAGGGACctaaagaggaggaagcattccaaagTCCCTTGTCACAAGATCACCAGTCTTGATCCACTCAAACCTGGAACTACCttactacctagaaacagacgtgtcaggagtagccatgggaacAATCCTTAGTCAACAAGGGGAGGATAACTGTCTGCACCCAATTGCGTACATATCCAAGTTGTTTTCAGGAGCTGAGGCAAGTTACAATACCTACAACAAGGAGTTgctggccatcatcaaagccctggaggaatggcacatcttcttggaagccaTGCATAAGCCAATTCAAGTTTTCACCAACCACAGGAatttggaatactggatgcaggcacagaCATTTAATTGGAGGCATGCCTGTTGGCGCGTATTCTTGAgtgatttcaattttgaaatacactactgcccagggaaacagttggGAAAATCAGATGCCCTGTCCAGAAGGTCAGATTACACAGACACACCCCAGGAACCAGAAATCATGCTCCCCTCAgaagtatttgccaacatgtTGGAAGAAGAGCTTGAAATCGTCACAGAAATTTGCTCCAAATTAAGGGAGGACCCTTCCCTCAATGCCATCATCAGTTTCCTAACAGAAGATGCAGACAATGCCCCTCCCTCAATTTGGAAAGCTCACAGGAATTACaattgggaggaagaccttcTATGGTACCGTGGAAAATTGGTAGTCCCTgactcagaacccctcaaAGAACAACTACTgaaggaattccacaactcacCTCTGGTGGGACATCCAGGTCAACAGAGAACCCTCAAACTCCTGAGCTGgaattactggtggccaggaatgaagtcctCAGCCAAAGAAGTTGGTGTTGCCCCACCTGCCAGGCCAATCAATGTGCTCATGCTCCCACCATTGCTTTGAAACCCCTGGAAGTTCCCCTGTTCCCCTTCCATACCATCTCATACAACTTCATCACTGGTTTCCCTAAGTCACAAGGGTACAACGCCGTACTGGTGGTTATAGATTTGTTCTCTAAGCTTGGGCATTTTATCCCAACAACTAAGAAGGTATCTGCAAAAGGGCTAGCAGAactgtcatgagcctcacctgaCATAATTATGTGCTGTCACCTCCCTCCCCCCAGGGTATTCATCTGGgggactcatctgtatccatctcatctgtttgcatagttcctatcttccctgtttatgttcttccctcttccttgttcccttcttgcacttagccTGGACTTACTccgctctaagtgcttctatcttgcttatcttgctgcacACC
This genomic interval from Rhizoctonia solani chromosome 11, complete sequence contains the following:
- a CDS encoding Retrotransposon-derived protein PEG10 — its product is MPSPIFPPHTLVSLTPTHIPQATPPIAQFQPIPNHPLAVHLPLHETCPEWNQSQHLLLSSRLSKPYPPKLGPCRTKSSPRAKSSPSSLPYAGRPTTLSWIRIKESLAQQLGLQPPPGQQGGQTKTPGMVRPGHKAPFKPLRRPGFVYNSKEEEPWPEEPCRQIKKEPCSMPRDLRALTPFDSSSNTKHPKMELPDPFKGNTRAHKAFDKDEQMVVWILYHMEDKAADWALPLIGNIIKGEGNAPTTIPGLTVHFKEAFANPNAKQAAACKIAALTQTASMAEYVTKFCNLIAELDWNEEAYIAQFTRSLHWKVKELLSTKDNIPDNLEAVMP
- a CDS encoding Retrotransposable element Tf2 protein, with the protein product MATSTSTTTSRVCLSKDPNYITLEEQDHCCAAGLCIKCSQKGHGIKQCPNGWKATIKETAKVAKDADIEFVSLALDLNKKLLLFINLYVQNFLAEPLKTLIDSGATLNFISPSIVEKYKIPKTQLENPQVVRMLDGTISQTGCIWHQVQLAVSANGHSHSIPFLQQGLVTFPEQVQIASEEEADLDPLADLPAQYHKFAKVFGEEEFKVLPPHREYNIAIDLIPNTKLSPGPIYGMTDAESKALKQHIDEELAMGKIRPSTSSAGTPVMFVKKADGSLRLVVDYQKLNDITHKSIYPLPQQDDLMAKLCHAKMFTKLDLRWGYNNVRIKEGDEKTAFRTKYGLFEYLVMPFGLTNAPAAFQHCMNNLFQDLIDVMVVIYLDNILIFLEKPEEHPTHIREVLSRLMKNQLFCKLSKCHFHVTMVDYLGIVISPASFSMDQKKIKAVTSRPQLKTVKQVQAFLGFVNYLCQFIPNFSSVAQPLHNLTKKDSPWL
- a CDS encoding Retrotransposable element Tf2 protein, translating into MGTILSQQGEDNCLHPIAYISKLFSGAEASYNTYNKELLAIIKALEEWHIFLEAMHKPIQVFTNHRNLEYWMQAQTFNWRHACWRVFLSDFNFEIHYCPGKQLGKSDALSRRSDYTDTPQEPEIMLPSEVFANMLEEELEIVTEICSKLREDPSLNAIISFLTEDADNAPPSIWKAHRNYNWEEDLLWYRGKLVVPDSEPLKEQLLKEFHNSPLVGHPGQQRTLKLLSWNYWWPGMKSSAKEVGVAPPARPINVLMLPPLL